A genomic segment from Salvia splendens isolate huo1 chromosome 13, SspV2, whole genome shotgun sequence encodes:
- the LOC121762204 gene encoding F-box protein At5g39450-like isoform X1, producing the protein MSPDHCVPGMLLALPDDIFSVITNSLSVRDVCSLGLSCRDLHAVVGSDKVWLSQCDKLGLVPCSTLVEWRKGVCSYMALCRFLVNVRPLIGIWVHQNPELGNVLYVMPGFCSLVGCRIIPQEVGPLGLKDGPILWAPVFEIICNYEGTPAFFLHGREGEVDYVCPGLLRSVDRNCNVLLLEGEPRHQRSGGKLAHSKSFAYEVDKEVASRLSRLDSGVSKSQRVAGQKGTGLTFSSLGFGDRRRLLDFVTSQVRQVVPDTANLLLFPCSRSNEADLHNDIAVLCERRLLLLQMYDCGGGNHDLGSDPELPLNPTEIGTSEVCKRLNCPSGYHASQAEDVDQAHCPKGKTLSGFLKNGLKQILGKSSSTNGNREGQKKNASSGESKHLQLHEFLRSDHTIGLSLRAASMKLSSYRAWPNMHDSRYALYKLPLRAPKASHEYAGLWGGTFGWPPGIPSEDKPGKALFFILISYEESEGQQLMIATKILEGTSYVLHPNGSAMFIVNTSQPSPDTFPWDTDEESNHIDVKQSFVGEGIANGYGFRYPGSKPGSLFAIQNGLLIFIWKESRAVLTLQRLNLADLLRKGERVPSLSPISNFAYLTKTYSNVYSGFSNSSYALSSPRQYM; encoded by the exons ATGTCGCCTGATCACTGTGTGCCAGGCATGCTTTTAGCTTTGCCTGATGATATATTTTCTGTGATTACAAACTCCCTCTCTGTGAGGGATGTGTGCAGTCTCGGTCTTAGCTGCCGAGATCTCCATGCCGTTGTAGGCTCTGATAAAGTATGGCTTTCACAATGTGATAAGCTGGGACTAGTTCCCTGTAGTACCCTTGTTGAATGGAGAAAGGGTGTGTGTTCGTACATGGCCCTTTGCCGGTTCTTGGTGAATGTTCGTCCTTTGATTGGGATTTGGGTTCACCAAAACCCCGAGCTTGGAAACGTGCTTTATGTTATGCCTGGTTTTTGTTCGCTTGTTGGGTGCCGGATAATCCCTCAGGAGGTGGGTCCTTTGGGTCTTAAAGATGGTCCTATTTTGTGGGCACCTGTGTTTGAAATTATTTGCAATTACGAGGGAACCCCAGCATTTTTTTTACATGGGAGGGAAGGAGAAGTTGATTATGTTTGTCCTGGTTTGCTAAGATCAGTTGATAGGAACTGTAATGTGCTTTTGCTTGAGGGGGAGCCTAGGCATCAAAGAAGTGGAGGAAAATTGGCACACAGTAAGAGCTTTGCGTATGAAGTAGACAAGGAGGTAGCGAGTAGGTTATCTAGATTGGACAGTGGAGTTTCTAAGTCACAGAGAGTAGCTGGGCAGAAAGGCACTGGATTGACTTTTAGCAGTTTGGGATTTGGTGATAGGAGAAGGCTTCTAGATTTTGTTACTAGCCAAGTCCGTCAAGTTGTGCCAGACACAGCAAATTTGCTCTTGTTTCCTTGCTCGAGAAGTAATGAGGCAGATTTGCATAATGATATTGCAGTCTTATGTGAAAGGAGATTGCTGCTTTTGCAAATGTATGACTGTGGTGGTGGGAATCATGATCTTGGGTCTGATCCAGAACTTCCTCTAAATCCTACAGAAATCGGAACAAGTGAGGTATGCAAGAGGCTCAACTGTCCAAGTGGCTATCATGCTTCACAGGCAGAAGATGTGGATCAAGCTCATTGTCCTAAGGGTAAGACACTTTCTGGATTTCTGAAGAATGGTCTTAAACAGATACTGGGGAAATCAAGCTCAACAAATGGTAATCGTGAAGGTCAGAAGAAAAATGCTTCCAGTGGCGAGAGTAAACATTTACAACTTCATGAATTTCTGCGATCGGATCATACAATAGGGTTGAGCTTGCGTGCTGCATCCATGAAATTATCTTCGTATAGAGCATGGCCTAACATGCATGATAGTCGATATGCTCTCTATAAGTTGCCTTTACGGGCTCCAAAGGCAAGCCACGAATATGCTGGTTTATGGGGAGGTACTTTTGGTTGGCCTCCTGGGATTCCGTCTGAAGACAAGCCTGGGAAGGCTCTCTTCTTTATTTTGATATCTTATGAAGAGTCTGAAGGTCAGCAGCTGATGATTGCTACCAAGATATTAGAAGGTACATCCTATGTTTTGCATCCTAATGGCTCGGCTATGTTTATAGTGAACACATCTCAGCCATCGCCAGATACATTTCCGTGGGATACTGATGAAGAATCCAATCATATTGACGTTAAGCAGTCTTTTGTTGGAGAAGGTATTGCAAATGGTTATGGGTTCAGATATCCAGGTTCTAAGCCTGGTTCACTTTTTGCTATTCAAAATGGGTTGCTTATTTTTATATGGAAGGAATCTCGGGCAGTGTTGACCTTACAAAGGCTCAACTTGGCAGATCTTCTAAGGAAAGGAGAAAGGGTTCCTTCTCTATCACCAATCTCCAACTTTGCGTATCTGACCAAGACATACTCAAATGTATATTCTGGATTCTCAAATTCCTCGTACGCACTATCCTCTCCAAG GC
- the LOC121762204 gene encoding F-box protein At5g39450-like isoform X2, which yields MSPDHCVPGMLLALPDDIFSVITNSLSVRDVCSLGLSCRDLHAVVGSDKVWLSQCDKLGLVPCSTLVEWRKGVCSYMALCRFLVNVRPLIGIWVHQNPELGNVLYVMPGFCSLVGCRIIPQEVGPLGLKDGPILWAPVFEIICNYEGTPAFFLHGREGEVDYVCPGLLRSVDRNCNVLLLEGEPRHQRSGGKLAHSKSFAYEVDKEVASRLSRLDSGVSKSQRVAGQKGTGLTFSSLGFGDRRRLLDFVTSQVRQVVPDTANLLLFPCSRSNEADLHNDIAVLCERRLLLLQMYDCGGGNHDLGSDPELPLNPTEIGTSEVCKRLNCPSGYHASQAEDVDQAHCPKGKTLSGFLKNGLKQILGKSSSTNGNREGQKKNASSGESKHLQLHEFLRSDHTIGLSLRAASMKLSSYRAWPNMHDSRYALYKLPLRAPKASHEYAGLWGGTFGWPPGIPSEDKPGKALFFILISYEESEGQQLMIATKILEGTSYVLHPNGSAMFIVNTSQPSPDTFPWDTDEESNHIDVKQSFVGEDLLRKGERVPSLSPISNFAYLTKTYSNVYSGFSNSSYALSSPRQYM from the exons ATGTCGCCTGATCACTGTGTGCCAGGCATGCTTTTAGCTTTGCCTGATGATATATTTTCTGTGATTACAAACTCCCTCTCTGTGAGGGATGTGTGCAGTCTCGGTCTTAGCTGCCGAGATCTCCATGCCGTTGTAGGCTCTGATAAAGTATGGCTTTCACAATGTGATAAGCTGGGACTAGTTCCCTGTAGTACCCTTGTTGAATGGAGAAAGGGTGTGTGTTCGTACATGGCCCTTTGCCGGTTCTTGGTGAATGTTCGTCCTTTGATTGGGATTTGGGTTCACCAAAACCCCGAGCTTGGAAACGTGCTTTATGTTATGCCTGGTTTTTGTTCGCTTGTTGGGTGCCGGATAATCCCTCAGGAGGTGGGTCCTTTGGGTCTTAAAGATGGTCCTATTTTGTGGGCACCTGTGTTTGAAATTATTTGCAATTACGAGGGAACCCCAGCATTTTTTTTACATGGGAGGGAAGGAGAAGTTGATTATGTTTGTCCTGGTTTGCTAAGATCAGTTGATAGGAACTGTAATGTGCTTTTGCTTGAGGGGGAGCCTAGGCATCAAAGAAGTGGAGGAAAATTGGCACACAGTAAGAGCTTTGCGTATGAAGTAGACAAGGAGGTAGCGAGTAGGTTATCTAGATTGGACAGTGGAGTTTCTAAGTCACAGAGAGTAGCTGGGCAGAAAGGCACTGGATTGACTTTTAGCAGTTTGGGATTTGGTGATAGGAGAAGGCTTCTAGATTTTGTTACTAGCCAAGTCCGTCAAGTTGTGCCAGACACAGCAAATTTGCTCTTGTTTCCTTGCTCGAGAAGTAATGAGGCAGATTTGCATAATGATATTGCAGTCTTATGTGAAAGGAGATTGCTGCTTTTGCAAATGTATGACTGTGGTGGTGGGAATCATGATCTTGGGTCTGATCCAGAACTTCCTCTAAATCCTACAGAAATCGGAACAAGTGAGGTATGCAAGAGGCTCAACTGTCCAAGTGGCTATCATGCTTCACAGGCAGAAGATGTGGATCAAGCTCATTGTCCTAAGGGTAAGACACTTTCTGGATTTCTGAAGAATGGTCTTAAACAGATACTGGGGAAATCAAGCTCAACAAATGGTAATCGTGAAGGTCAGAAGAAAAATGCTTCCAGTGGCGAGAGTAAACATTTACAACTTCATGAATTTCTGCGATCGGATCATACAATAGGGTTGAGCTTGCGTGCTGCATCCATGAAATTATCTTCGTATAGAGCATGGCCTAACATGCATGATAGTCGATATGCTCTCTATAAGTTGCCTTTACGGGCTCCAAAGGCAAGCCACGAATATGCTGGTTTATGGGGAGGTACTTTTGGTTGGCCTCCTGGGATTCCGTCTGAAGACAAGCCTGGGAAGGCTCTCTTCTTTATTTTGATATCTTATGAAGAGTCTGAAGGTCAGCAGCTGATGATTGCTACCAAGATATTAGAAGGTACATCCTATGTTTTGCATCCTAATGGCTCGGCTATGTTTATAGTGAACACATCTCAGCCATCGCCAGATACATTTCCGTGGGATACTGATGAAGAATCCAATCATATTGACGTTAAGCAGTCTTTTGTTGGAGAAG ATCTTCTAAGGAAAGGAGAAAGGGTTCCTTCTCTATCACCAATCTCCAACTTTGCGTATCTGACCAAGACATACTCAAATGTATATTCTGGATTCTCAAATTCCTCGTACGCACTATCCTCTCCAAG GC